AATATTCTCACTTGATGTACATCCTCTAACACTAgtcttaaccaaaaaaaaagaggaatttattttaaagatgcagATGTGTCTTATAGGCAGGTCTAAAAAGGCAACTAGAAGCAGGGCACTGAGGACCATCAGAATTTGTAGGGAGTGCTCTCCTGCTGTCTCCATTCTACTGTTCCTCTGGGCTTCTTTCCATGAAGCGGAATATGGCAACACCACTACTGCTTGTTCCAGAGACGAGCCCAGATTGGGACTGTATTGTTTTAGGGTTCAATGCAGTGTGCTTCACCTTATTTTGTTTTgcaatactgcatttttttttttggtgggtttctttgtgttttgttttccacaaattgcaggtttgtggcaaccctgcacaGAACAAGTCTGTTGGTGCTGTTTGTCCAACAGCAGTTGGTCACTTCATGCCTCTGTGCCACATTTTGgtgattctcacaatatttcaaatgttttcattagtACTATATTTGTTATAGTGATATGTGATCAGCGATccttgatgttactattgcaaaatgattatgaCTTGCTGGAGTCTTAGATGATGGTTAGACCCTTTTTAGAcataaagtactttttaattaaagtgtgcACATTTTTTAGACAATACTATTGTACACAATAGACTGTGGTATagcataaacataactttttaaatgcactgggaaaccaaaaaaatcatgAGGCTTGCTTTATTGCAATCACTTTACCACAGTGGTTTATAAagaacctgcagtatctccaaggCAAGCCTGTACGATTTCCTGGGAAGGGAAGTATGATTGGCTCAGTTAAAGTCACATGTCCACACCTTGTCCAGTCAACCATGGCTAGATTGAGAGATACTCTTGTGAAGACCAAACGTGGCAACCAGGAACACAAACCTGGGTGACCCTAGGCATTTAGGGAAGCAAGTAATTCctagaaaagtggaaaataatgGGAGTGGGGCACCTACATCAAAAGATATTTACTCAGTCTCATTTAGAGACTTTGATGGAAGCATAAAATCTGAGAAGTGGCTCTTAGTTTTTGACCAGAAGTTACTAGCTATGTTGTAGCCGTAACATCAGTGGGTTGATGCCAAAAGCTTCCCacaaagaaaggagcagaaagccAGAGGCTGCATCATTAAGTGCCTTATCTCAAAAATAATTAgtattttttctctatatttctcTACAGAAAAGGAGTCCATTTATTCTCTATAATTTCTATAccatatcttaattaaaatggCAAGAAGATATTCTTTAAGACTGGAGACCAGAGCATTAGGGGTAAGAGCTAAGTGCTGCTTGGGTTAAGAAATGACAAGTGTTGCATCTTCCTAACATAAAGGGGAAAAGACCCTGACCACGCGTACAATGAACTCCCCTAAGGAAGGGAAGTTGGGTGAAAGTCTTCTGAGATGGTGTCAATCATGCCAGGGCTATTTTGGACACAAATTATGGATCCACAAACCATTTCTGAATAGTTCAACATCATCACAATCTACCCAGGGACCCAGGGTTCCAGCAGATACGCTCTGAGATTGCTCACAGATCTCCTAAGCAGTGAGATCTGCCTTCTTTGTAAACAGTTTGAAACAAGCTTATAGGTCATAAATGAGGTCGCCCAGTGAGAAGCCCCAAACCAGAAGGGGCTACAGACAAGGGGGCTGTGTGGCCTGTGGCCATTTGACAACATTGTGCTCTCAACACGTTCCCCATATATTCAGCTCAAGGAGGTCATATCCTGCCTCTGTGTCCTCCCTCTCACGTCTCCTCAAACTTAGAATGCTATACCCTTTTGTATTATCCACCAATATTTGTGGGGGCTTGAAGCACATTTGGATCTGAGCCAGCAAGATTAAAGTCTGTACTAGGAAAATCCCCAGCATCTCAAGTCCATGATTATCTTCAGCTGGTTGGGAGCCACCCGGACCACTTCCAGGATGCAGGGCACACCTTGATGCAGCAAAGTTCCTAGGGAGCAGAGTCGGGGGCTGGTGGTTTCTCTACCCCACCACCCACTACCATGGTGCCTGAGGTCTGGATTGCTGGTTCCTTATCTCCTAATCTGGCCTGGAGGGTGTTGAGGTCAGTGTGTGAGAAGGCATAGGCCTGTCACTGGTCACCCCCTGACCTACCACTAAATCCACCACCTTAAGAGAGGATGAGGGTTTAGGATCTTCTATTAGGTCCTCCTCCTAAACTCTTCTGGGTCATTCACTGAACTCAGATAAGTCAGTGGATTCGTGGCCCAGAAAGAAGCTGAAACTGAAGAGCGTGGCATTTGTGGGCAAGTCCATCTGATCCCATCACGAACTGCCCTCTGCCATGTGCCAGATGGAGGCAGAAGTCACCAATAAATGCATGGTAGTGTGTTGTCTCAAGGTCAAGGTAAAATTTAAGGGAGAGGAGTGTCATCACCCCATAACCACGTCTTCAGTTTCTGTAATAGCTAATGCAATGTGTCAACTTACCTGgcccacagggtgcccagatatttggtcacattattctgggtgtatctgtgagggtgttttttgGGAAGAGATTAACAGTTAAATCAGTGAACTCTGAGTAAGGCAGGTTGCCTTCCGTAATGTGGGTGGGGCTCATTCAATCAGCTGGAGGCCCAACTAGGACAAAAGACTGAACTTCCCCACCTGCTTCAGTGGCCACAGGCTCCCTTGTCACTTGTCACTCACATGTGTGTGGCTCTTCGTCAGCTGGAGAATAAGCCCTGCTCCAAACAGGGCCCCTGAGAGCACTTCACATGAAGACGATAGAGAACCAGGGGTCCTCAGAGAGCATTCCTTCATGGCTTTTCCAAACAAAGCCTAGGGCTCTGGTCCAGCCTGTAGGGACAAAAGTCAGCAGAGAGTGTGGGAGCAGGTGGATCAAAGGGAAGCACAAGTCCAAGTCCAAGACAAGAGAggatgagagaaggaaaatgggtcCAAAAGCACCCAAGTGCAGGCTGGTGGTGGCGAGCACAAACTGACCCACCGGCTGGAGGTGGCCTCATGGAGCCAGCCTCAGGAAGGAGAGGGGTGCCAAGGCAGAGCCTGAGACATCCCCAAAGCCAGCGGCTCTCCCTTGGCTGCATGTCCCGAACCAAGCAAATAGGCCTCTGCTTTTCACTTAAATAGAACCAACTAGAAAATTGAGTATCAATTCTCTCTGAAGCTTactatgaaacaaaaacaaaaaccccttgTCTAAGTAAATGTGGAGACCCCACCATCCCATCGCAGCCACCTCTTCTCTTGTTTCCTCCCTGCCGCATGATCCTTTCGTCACTGCTTCAGACATAGCAGGGCAAGCTGGACAGCCCCATGGCCTTTCGGTCACTCAGATTGTGTTTGTCTGTGTGCGACTTGAGTACTGATGATGGCTTTCTCTTCTCACAGGCTGTGCAAATACTTCTCTCCCTGATTCACTGCGCACTGGGGGTTCTCTGTGATCGTCTGTTTGTCAGAGAGGAAAAGACACAAAATGCCGGTGTTGTCCCTGTGTTAGTCATAGTAGTGTATTCACTGAGCACAGCACCATTTGTGAGTAAaccatggtatttttttttacttcagttcACTTCTTTTTCTAATGTATCAAGTGAATTCCTCATGAGATCAAGCAATGGACTGAAGACCCAATCTCTGACTCTAAGGAGctcattttcctttggaaacagCCTTAATAAAgtggagggtgggatgggggccggggtggggcgtGTACACTCAGGAAAAGCCTTTTGCTGTTTGTTCCATGTTTGATAAATTCTTTAAGACAAGGGACATGCATGCATAAAAGATCTTGAAGGGGTACGCTTGAAGAATAATAGAGTGGCTATTTGGAGTTATGAGGCAGACCGAGAATCCAAAGGCCTGAGCTTAATGGCTGGGGCTacagtagtgatttttttttatggagatAAATTACtatattactaaaaaaaaattcagatataattgacattGGTTTCAACTGCaaaacataatgattcaatatttgtacatTGCAGAATGATCACCACAGGTCCAGTTAGCATCTGTCACCATGCGtagttacagaatattttttcttgtgatgagaacttttaagatttattctcctTCCTACTGTGGTTCCCTCTCCATGTTTCCAGGTGAAGCCAATCTTTTTTGCTaggctccagtcttttttctcGATGGCTGTTTAGCATTcggttgtggttttgttgtagttgccAGGAGAGGAGAGCTCATGGgcctactactccgccatcttgaccgGAAATCCAAggcagtgattttattttttagagaggttgcaaggaaagagaaaagaagagacacGGCAGGGGTTTGAGGGGGTTTGAGTAAGGAAGGATACTGTAATAGTTCCATAGGCATAGTTGCCAAGGTCCCCACCAGAGACACGACCAATTAATTACCAGCCACTACACTCAGGGCAGCCTGAAGTCATGGCTTCCCACAAGTTATTTTTGGCTCATAGTTACAACCAATCCAGAAGCCATTTATCAATCTGGggtcattttattcattcatgatGTGGCCTAGTAACACAACTGACATTCCGGATGTAATCAAGTTTCCAACCTGAATGGAGCTAGAAAGTTGACCCAAGGCCACATTTCTCTTCAGAGGAGGAAGGGTTTTATTCACCTCTTACCGACCCTTTTGCTCTCCTCAACCAAAAACTGGGCTTCAGGAGAGAAGATTTGACTGTAACCCAGTCCCTGTGCCTTGTGGAAAGGGCTCTGAAATGTGCTACTACAGTAACCGCACCTTGGGGAGGGTCCGGCCAGCAGTGCGCTCTCTGGATGAGAGACATTGCCTCAGAGGCCCTCCTTTAGTGCCGGTCCTCACGTGGAGAGCACTTATGGACACAGAGAACCTTCTGGAAGGGGCCAGATGTCACAAAGAGAAATGCTTTAAACTGAAGTAACACGGTGAGTCACGCAATACAAGGCATCTAAAAAGGATCCTAAGTCCACGAGTTAGAAGAGATGCTTAGGGCAGGAATTAGCCACAAATGGTAACTGTCCGATTTCATATCTTTGTGTATCAGGCATCTTCCAAAAACGTTTCAGGTCCGTTTTCTGTAACCGCCACAACCACCCCATGAGACAGCTATCACTGGTCCccattttaccagtgaggaaaccAGGACTTAGCAAGTATAGGTAACTTTTACAGAGCGAACCAGCGATAAGAAAAAAGCTGCAAAGCTTCAGGTCAAAGGTTTTCTGAAACTATTTTCCGTTgatggaatctttttttctacAGCAGGGTGGGGGAAATGTTCTTGCAAATGACAGCCACCCCACTGGCCACAAGAGAGTACTGTCTAACCATCTATGTCATGAGCTTAATAAGCGACAGCCAAAACAAGTGAAGCAACTACTGCTCGTTTCTCATAAAACCTTTGTGAGATCCCTAAGCTCCATCACCCATCCAAAGGTTTCATCAGTGCCAGAGACTTTAGAAGGTCTTTTCATCTCTGTGACAGAGAAATAGAGAATCCATTTCTTAGCGAGCCTACTAATGGTCAGCACAGAACTGACATACACAGGGAAAACCGCTTTCTTCAGAGAATTCAGGGGTACGTTAGATCTCAAGAAAGCCACAGGCACTATGAAAAGTATGCGTTTAGGGGGCCCATCAATGCGAACGGGTGCTTACAAATGCCTGCTTCTACCCCCAGTTCCTCACCTCAGGATCCATGAGCGTGAGCGCGGAGAAGAAGCCAATACGGTACAAGGTATGCCGGAACGCTGGGAGCAACGCCAAAGATAAAAAGATTGCCTGGCACAAACTGAGAAGAAGTTATTGCTTCTGAGCCAACTTCTCTGAGGAAGGGGAAATATTCTTCCAAAtgtttgagttaaaaaaaaaaaaaaaaaaaaaaacctcttacttTTTACAAGGGTGCACACTAGTGCATCTTTTTGCGTATGGGTGTTGGGGAAGGCGAAGAGTGAGGAATGGGTTTTGTAAGGTGTCAGATGGGAGGGTTTTGATGGGATGCGTCATTTCCAGCCTGTCGGGTACCAGCCTCCCACCCAAGCACTTGTAACAGTTACCTGCTtgtttgttgtggtggtggttgttttaaagacttacagaaatattttagtgAAATCTGTTTCTCCCCCTGAGTTTGAAGTTGCTCCTTGAAAGGCGGTGCAGCTCTGGGTGTACCTGCAGTCATCCCTGGATGGCATTTATTTTAGAAGGGCTCTCTTTGACTGTCCTTTTTCCTGTCTGTAACTTGCCATTAAGGTCCGCTAGCTTCCTGCTGATTGCTCTATTGTTTTCAACAATGCTTGAGTCATGGGCTAATCCAATCAAATGTGGGCTCTTTTAAAGGAATTGCTCCCCAAATCAGTATGTGCGATTTCTTTCTGAAACCAGTACcgctcttcctgtttctttccccaTCCCTCTGGCAAGTGAGCTGGCCTACAATTAAGCCTGTGCCTCATCTCAATCTATCAGTCCCTCCCAATTGCCTTTCGTCACAACTCCTATTCTTGAGAGTACCCTTACGTCTAGACTTCTCCATACTCTGTTGTAAATGAAGGTCACTCTTCTGGGGGAGACTGAAGCCCTCTATTCTATGGCCTTCTTGTCCCCTGGACAAAATCTCTGAGCCAAGGCTCTGGTGCTAGGATGTGCTGGGGGACAAGGACAATGAGGTGCTTCTCCCCGAGTGACACCTCCACTTTAAGAGCTACGGGCTTGGTGAAGAAGGACAGCAGCCCCAGGTCTCTTCTGTTTGCCTCTCATGTTGTGAAACCCCTACCCCGTAAGCCAGGGCAGGGGTGATCAGGGCCTGGTACTCTCACACCCAAGATACAGCCTCCATCCCTTGAGTGGGGACTGGGCAGAAGAAGAGAGCCCCCCTCTTTTGCCTCAGCAacagggagctgggagcagagtcAGCAATGCTAATTAGATTACCTGCCCCTCCACGGAGGACAGCACTGGACAAAACTCAGCCTGGGACTTGAGGGGAATGGGGGCCCTGCATTCTCGGCCGCACCAAACTAGAGTGGTCTTGCTGAGCTGAGAGGAGGTCAAGAGGGTGCGGATCTCGGTTCAGACACCACAGAGACACTTTTTACTGAGTTTTAGTAGATTTCCTTAAATAAATGCTTCTTCACGTACTGCATGCCCTGAGGACTATTTCCAGAGATTTTAAATCATTGGGTTTATTTTGAGTAACGTTCACAAGTTCTGTTAGGTTGTTGGTCCGTAAAGTTCCTCACCCTCTCACGCTAGAAGCAGAACCCTTCAAAAGTAATCATGTTGTATATTAAATTCAAATGCTTGATTAGGATTTTTTGGAACATAAATATCTTTCTGTAGGTGATCCTGGTTCATAAGCCTCTCTGACCTCATAAATGGACATAGGGTAAGCATGTGGAGGCAGTATCAGTGTGCATTTTCTGGAGCGTGCCACAACCTGGATTTTTGCTAAGGAAAAATCTTTCTAGCTGATACTCCTAGTAACATCGTTCTACGTCCCCCTAAAGATAAAACTGAGACTCCTTGGCACAGCAAACTAGATTCTTCATAATCTATCCCCTGCCCACTTCTCTGGTCATACTTTATCCAACTCCCCTTCAGTGCTCCACATTTCAGCCACATCAAATGCCAGGTGTCTTCCTGGAGCTTTCCCACGCTTCTGAAATGGTGCATACACTCTTCTCTTTTCCATAATACACTTTCTCAATTTTGTCCACCACTGTGAACTGAACCTGGCTATATCAGGGAAATATCGGGATGATGCAAGGCTCATAGCATCCACAGGAGGTGAAGGACCAGGCTTAGAAAATAAATGGAggagagggtatggctcagtggtagcgtgagtgcccagcatgcatgaggcctgaggttcaatccccagtacctccatcaaaaataaataaagcctaattatccctaaaaaaatttttaaaaagaaaagaagtggatCTGAAGAAGTTCCAGAAAGCATAGACGCACAATAGCTGTGTTTTAGCAAAGAATATCCGGCCAAGTTGTTCCCATCCAGCACCCAAGCCTCCCACTATCCCCTATGTAACATCACAGCTGCCACTTGTAGGAATGAATTCCAGGCTTTCATTCATCtttaagtcacttgctcaagatTTACAATCCTTAGGAGGAGAATTACACGGGCCATGGCCCAGCCCTGGCTCTTAGACTGAAGAGAGGGAGGACCTCCCTCTTCTGACTTTCACAGAAGTTTGATAAACTTCCTTCATAAAGACTAAACCAATGAGGAGAACCCTCAAAACAGGAAGGGGGCTGCCTGCTGGACAATCAAAAGTTCGCATGTCCCATTATGGCTTTTCCTTTGGTTAACTGGCATCAAATCACAGCCCtcttctcattatttaaaaaaaaaaaaaaaagcctctttaaaatgtaactatcctcacacatacatacaaaatgCATGCTGCCCCTTTGCAAAGGGATATCGCCTCTCTTCTCAGCTCATGCAAGCCCTTCAGTGCCATTCAAAAGAGTCTGGATGCTCTCCTGAGGGAAGTTGGGACCCTGGAAAGGTTTTAAGTCACAAAGTGACATTACTAAGGATGAATGACACTGACAAATCCTAGACTGGAAGCTCACCCATATCATGACATTTATcgaattttattaaatgaaactAAGTGTTTGTCATTTTATCTCCCCCATTCGATTGTAAGATTTTTGAGTTGAAGTCTGAGTTTGTTCTTAGCACAATGTTTAGCGTGTTGTAGGCactgtataattattttttgcaTGACTAAATAAATACCTTggctgaaaaaaagaatttttatccTGATTAGGTTCCAGACAAATGGAAGGCAGACTCATGATATCAATTGCAATAAGAGTCCAGAAAATCAGGTTAAAATGTTCCACTTGAATGTCCCGGCCAGTACTACACGCTGATTGCTTCATCGAAACCTGTTTGTGCGGCCCCTGAccagttttctctgtgtgtctgttacAGCTTATCTCTGCCAGTGTTATGAACATCTTTAGCGCCTGCTTATCTGCACTTGGTACAATCATGTTATGCATTGCGTGTTTCTCTTTCAGTTCCGAAAAGAATGAATATGTTTGGTCACATGTAAGTACCACATTTGATAATAAcggatcaaaattttaaattaaaagaaaaaaactatggtGAATGATGTATATTGCAGTGAGTGAGGCATAGAAAAGGCAGCCAAAGTTGTCAAACATCTCaggagaaatacaaaaacaaactgtATTTCCTCAAGATGTTTGTCGtggaagtatttaaaaaatcagttttcttctgAAATTTGGAAACGCTAGGAACCTCGGAGAAAGAGGTGCACCTGGGGCTATCAGAGCTGGAAGGGGGAGGAAGAACCCTCCCCTGGGGGCTTTGGAAGGATCGTGGTCCTGCTGATACATTTCTTTTGGACTTTTGCCCTCCAGGACTGGGAGACAGTTGTGTTAAGCCACCTAGCTGTGacattttattacagcagccctaggaaccCAAATGGCCGTTCACACTTCTCTCACGGTCTGAACCAATGGAGCTAAGACACAAGAATCAAGCAGATGCAGATAAAACTATCAGCTCTGTTGGTGGTTGTTGCAGGTGACTGCTACACAGAGTCTCCTGTATACAGGAGAAGGAGTTTTAAATCTTTGGCCAAGTGAGCTTACTGACATACTGATACCTCCCTTCATGAATTAAACTCATCCCCCTAGTTACAGATGGACCACAGGCCTCCCTGAGCTGGGCCGAGACAATCACCAGATGTGGAGGAGAAGAACGTGAGGCCATAAGCACCAATCACTCTGACAAAAAAGAGAACGCAGAAGGAGTTAGGTTCCTTCTCTCAACATCACCAGTTAGATAAGCCCCTGCTTCTCGCATGGGGAACTGTAAGTGAAGAGCTTGGAAAAGCACCAGAAGCCATCCCTACCTGGTTCTAAGAGAGCAGAAGCTCCTACATTGGGTCGCGGTAGAAATGTGGAGAGGGAGAGTGGTTCCACCCAAGGCAGGTAATAATGCCCATGCTGTTTAagtcaaaagaaaacagaacgTGCAGATTATACGTGCACTGTTGGAAAAGCACAAATCACAGATCACATGGTCATTCTCACCAACAGAGGGAgtataaagacagaaagagatgGGCACCCAGGAGAGTATCTGGTACTATAGCTTCTCTCTCTACTTTTCGGTCCACTCTTCCTgtgtaaagtagaaataaaagtatCCAATGTGTAGGGTTGTTGCTGGAAGTAGAGTGCTTAACCTAATGCTCGGTACCTATAAAGCactcaagaaatttaaaacatactttgtTGTTATGAAAAATACCCTGAAAGGAATCATAGTTGTGTGAGGCTGATAAGATGCATGATattcactctgttttctaagtgttGTATTGTTTTTAAATGGTTCATTAATATgaggaatatttcttttcttttggattcaGTTAGCTGGTAGCATGCTTTTACAGTATTTACTCTTCAGCACCATCTCCGAACTGCTCGTTACAAGCATAACCATCGTCTGGATTGTGAGAGCACTGCATCATCCAGAAACCGGTGAAGAGAGTAAGTCATTTTGTTTCTGGCTGACAGATCAAGATAAAACAGCTTCTGTTAAGAACGGTCTCTGAGGGACTCAGGTTTAGCTAGAATTGAGAAACAGAAGTTTGCTTCTAAACTGAGGTCGGGGGGCTGCTGAAACTATGCCAGAATGTCCCTTGCTTGATGCTGGGTAAAACCGAAGTCAAACAACTTGTCTTAAGCAAAGTTATGTGGGAGAATTCTGTCTTTCAGACTTGCATCTCCCAGGAGATTAACAGAGGCGACTTCAGCTGAAGAGGTTTCACAGGTCATACCAAATACAGGAACACCAAATGCTACAGACTCTGAGATTCAGATTTAGCTATGAAATGTTAGTTTCCAAAGTTTGAGGTCTTCAAATGCCTTCAGAAGGTAAAGATTTTAGAGGACATCAAAAAGATTACTTCTGGAATCAAAGAATAAAGATCTCTAAAAATcctttcctctgtaaaataaatgagaacattgGCAAAAGGTGTTATATCTATATTTTCAGAACGCTGGAAATCACAGAAAATTGCAACAATTCAAGGAGcacttattcaagaaaaatggctgaatctTGGTAAAAACAGTGAGCTTTGCGGTGGTGTCATTTGCCCTATTCCCATCCTCCTTGCCCCACCTCCACAGCAGCCTTTAAATGAAACAACTGTGCAACCACAGTACTTGGGAAAAACACCTGCCTAACAGCTACCATATGAGGGGAAACAGGATTGCAGTGCCCcaaagccccacccccagagaacTGTTTCTGACTTCTCGGCAGCTCCCTGGATATCCCCACTGGCAAGGCTCTTCTTAAGTTGACCTCATTCAAAGCTCAATCGCTGTGAACAGCTTTTTTCCCTGGGATGTTTTCCAGAACAATCAGTGGCACTTAACATCATGTTTGCCTAAACCAAGGATGACAGCTGGGGAAAACAAGAAGCTGACGCAAAAAAACTTAGAAGACTGGGGAATACAATGTCCACAGGGGACTTTGAAATTATGACAATACCTGgaaataataaaggccatgtgcATGAGCAAGGATGTATGGATGCCCAGGAGAAGCCTGAGCGTGACCTGTCTCCCACCTCTGGCTGACCTGAGGTCTATCCGCAAGCCGGAAGCTATGGCTAAGGCAGAGTTGCAGACTGTCTCCCGGAGCTTTAACGActcaccccaacacacacacgcagacagcCTCTCAGCAAAGACTGAGAAACATATTGGTGGAAGGCAGTTAAGGAAGTCTTTGTCCAATCGTTCAATGACCACTAAGCTAACAGAGCAGAGACATCAGTGCCTACACGTGACAAAGATGAAACTTTACACAATTAGTCCAGGCAAGTCGCTAAAcagaataacaaaaacaacaacacaacaaaCCGCTGGGAGGATCTGATTTCCAACAGTaacacattatattattttaataccCACTTTTTAGCAAAAGACGTTATGAgacatacagagaaacagaaaagaatagcCTAAACACAAGGGGAAAAAGTAATCGAAAGGAACTGGATCTGAAGAAGCCTAGCTGTTACATTtactagagaaaaaataaactttaaatcaGCTATTATAAGTATGCTCTGAGAATTAAAGAAACCATGTCtaaaaaaactaaaggaacatATAAGAGCAACGTCTCATGATAAAGATGTCAATGAAGAGAGAAACTATTCAAAAGAACCAAATAGGACTTctaaagcagaaaacaaataactaaaaCGAAAAATTCACTCAAGGAACTCAACAGAATATTTGATCTGACAGAAGAGATAATCTGCAAACTTAAAGATAGGTTGAAGATTGAAATTAATCAGTGAAATAGAATGAAAACAAGTTAAGAAAAATGGACACAGCTTCAGACACCTTTGAAACGCAATCAGTTATACCAAAATGTGCATAATGAGAgtcacaaaatgaaaagcaagggGGGGAAAATGCAACACAAAGAGTTTTTGAAAATATCTTGGGTGAAAACctcaaaatttgatgaaaaacattattttatacacCCACGAGTTCAACAAGCTCCAAATGGGATAAACAAAAAGAGATCCAAACCTAAACACATTGTAAACAAAACGCCAAAAGacgaagacaaagaaaaaaatcttgaaatcagcAGAAGACAAGGAATTTATCCAGTAAAAGGGAGCTTCAATAAAATTAGCAGcttatttctcatcagaaatcatggAGATCAGAAGACTGAGTGAGATGACCCCttcaaagcactgaaagaaaaatactgtcaaCTGAG
This Camelus ferus isolate YT-003-E chromosome 10, BCGSAC_Cfer_1.0, whole genome shotgun sequence DNA region includes the following protein-coding sequences:
- the LOC102520976 gene encoding uncharacterized protein LOC102520976, giving the protein MARRYSLRLETRALGAVQILLSLIHCALGVLCDRLFVREEKTQNAGVVPVLVIVVYSLSTAPFFLTSGSMSVSAEKKPIRYKLISASVMNIFSACLSALGTIMLCIACFSFSSEKNEYVWSHLAGSMLLQYLLFSTISELLVTSITIVWIVRALHHPETGEESYSLSESTISS